The proteins below are encoded in one region of Caloramator mitchellensis:
- the hisS gene encoding histidine--tRNA ligase has product MLTQAPKGTKDVLPKESYKWHYVEDAVRRICSEFGYSEVRTPTFEHTELILRGVGETTDIVQKEMYTFNDKAGRSITLKPEGTAPAVRAFIEHGLQFDTQPTKLYYITPVFRYENVQAGRLREHHQFGIEMFGSPSPSADAEVISLAMTFLGRLGLENLKVNINNIGCPECRKTYNEALKNYLKDNYEELCEVCKDRYERNPLRILDCKEKSCQRIVKDAPMITDYVCDNCKNHFEKLKHELEILNIPYEVDPYIVRGLDYYTQTVFEIITSSVKENLTICGGGRYNNLIAEIGGPDMPAVGFGLGLERLIMTLESKGIDIPKPQGTTLYIATIGDRAKDEATRIVFKLRNSGISAEKDLMDKSLKAQMKYANKIGARFVIVLGDDEIDNNKAKLKEMETGKEEEIILSDIENILRERI; this is encoded by the coding sequence ATGTTAACACAAGCGCCAAAGGGAACCAAGGATGTTTTGCCAAAGGAGTCGTATAAATGGCATTATGTTGAAGATGCTGTAAGAAGAATATGTTCTGAATTTGGATATTCAGAAGTTAGAACGCCAACCTTTGAACATACGGAGCTTATATTAAGGGGAGTTGGAGAAACTACTGATATTGTTCAAAAGGAAATGTATACTTTTAACGATAAGGCAGGAAGAAGTATTACATTAAAACCAGAGGGAACAGCACCTGCTGTTAGAGCGTTTATAGAACATGGCCTTCAATTTGATACTCAGCCTACAAAGCTTTATTACATAACACCAGTTTTTAGATATGAAAATGTTCAGGCAGGAAGGCTAAGGGAACACCACCAATTTGGAATTGAAATGTTCGGTTCTCCTTCACCTTCTGCTGATGCAGAGGTTATTTCGCTCGCTATGACTTTTTTAGGAAGGCTTGGTCTTGAAAATTTAAAGGTTAATATTAACAACATAGGATGTCCTGAATGCAGAAAGACATACAATGAAGCTCTGAAAAATTATCTTAAGGATAATTATGAGGAACTTTGTGAGGTATGCAAAGACAGATATGAAAGAAATCCATTAAGGATACTTGATTGTAAGGAAAAGAGCTGCCAAAGGATAGTTAAGGATGCTCCAATGATTACTGATTATGTATGCGACAACTGCAAGAATCATTTTGAAAAATTAAAACACGAATTAGAAATACTAAATATACCATACGAAGTAGACCCTTATATAGTTAGGGGACTTGATTATTATACCCAGACAGTTTTTGAAATAATAACAAGCAGTGTAAAGGAAAACTTAACTATATGCGGTGGTGGAAGATATAATAATCTTATCGCAGAAATAGGCGGACCTGATATGCCTGCAGTGGGTTTTGGTCTTGGTCTCGAAAGGCTCATTATGACCCTTGAATCAAAGGGAATTGATATTCCAAAACCTCAAGGAACGACGCTCTATATCGCAACGATAGGAGATAGAGCAAAGGATGAAGCTACAAGAATTGTATTTAAGTTGAGAAATAGTGGGATATCAGCTGAAAAAGATTTGATGGATAAATCTCTAAAGGCACAGATGAAGTATGCCAACAAAATAGGTGCAAGGTTTGTAATTGTCCTTGGAGACGATGAGATCGATAACAACAAGGCTAAACTAAAGGAAATGGAAACGGGAAAAGAAGAAGAAATAATTTTATCCGACATTGAAAATATTTTAAGGGAAAGAATTTAG
- the aspS gene encoding aspartate--tRNA ligase, with amino-acid sequence MAEALRGLKRTNMCGELNQEFVGKEVVLMGWVQKRRDLGGLIFADLRDRTGIVQVVFGEEINSEAFKKAEAIRSEYVIAVVGEVVLRESPNPNIPTGYIEVKGKELKILSESETPPIYIKENLDAAEAIRLKYRYLDLRRPDIQRNIMIRHKAAKVVRDFMDENGFLEIETPMLTKSTPEGARDYLVPSRNFPGKFYALPQSPQIFKQLLMVSGFDRYFQIVRCFRDEDLRANRQPEFTQIDIEMSFVDMDDVIELNERLIQRLFKEVLNVDVERPFKRITFKEAMEKYGSDKPDIRFGLELMDVSGAVKDSNFKVFKDTIANGGTVRGINAKGCAEFSRKEIDKLEELVKTYGAKGLAWIALKEGEIKSPIAKFLSEDELNAIKDAMSAEVGDLLLIVADKPKTVFASLGALRLELGRKLNLIGPDNKDYKFLWVTEFPLLEYDEEEGRYVAMHHPFTSPMDEDVDLLETQPDKVRAKAYDMVLNGEEIGGGSIRIHDTKLQERMFKVLGFTMERAYERFGFLMEAFKFGPPPHGGLAFGFDRLVMFLTGTDNIKDVIAFPKNQNAACPMTNAPSTVDEKQLDELGIEIIERE; translated from the coding sequence ATGGCAGAAGCATTAAGAGGCTTAAAAAGAACTAATATGTGCGGAGAACTCAATCAGGAGTTTGTAGGAAAAGAAGTTGTTCTTATGGGTTGGGTTCAAAAAAGACGTGACCTTGGAGGTCTTATTTTCGCAGATTTGAGAGATAGAACAGGAATTGTTCAGGTTGTGTTTGGTGAGGAGATAAACAGTGAGGCATTTAAAAAGGCTGAGGCTATTAGAAGCGAATATGTAATAGCTGTAGTAGGTGAGGTTGTATTAAGAGAATCACCAAATCCTAATATCCCTACCGGATATATAGAAGTTAAGGGAAAAGAATTAAAGATTCTTTCAGAATCAGAAACACCACCTATATATATTAAAGAAAACCTGGATGCTGCAGAGGCGATTAGATTAAAGTATAGATATCTTGATTTAAGAAGACCTGATATACAAAGAAATATAATGATAAGACATAAGGCTGCAAAAGTGGTAAGAGATTTCATGGATGAAAATGGGTTTTTGGAAATTGAAACTCCGATGCTTACCAAGAGCACACCAGAAGGTGCAAGAGATTACCTTGTTCCGAGCAGAAATTTCCCGGGAAAATTTTATGCATTGCCACAGTCGCCACAGATTTTTAAGCAGCTTTTGATGGTTTCAGGATTTGATAGATACTTCCAAATCGTAAGATGCTTTAGGGATGAGGATTTGAGAGCAAACAGACAGCCTGAATTTACTCAAATAGATATTGAAATGTCCTTTGTTGATATGGATGATGTTATTGAATTAAATGAAAGATTGATACAAAGACTTTTTAAGGAAGTATTGAATGTTGATGTTGAAAGACCATTTAAGAGAATTACATTTAAAGAGGCAATGGAAAAGTATGGCTCAGACAAACCTGATATAAGATTTGGACTTGAACTTATGGACGTAAGCGGAGCAGTAAAGGACAGCAATTTTAAGGTGTTTAAGGATACTATAGCAAATGGCGGAACAGTAAGGGGAATTAATGCAAAGGGATGTGCCGAATTCTCAAGAAAAGAGATTGACAAATTAGAAGAACTCGTAAAAACCTATGGTGCAAAGGGACTTGCATGGATAGCTCTAAAAGAAGGGGAGATAAAATCTCCAATTGCTAAATTCCTTTCAGAAGATGAATTAAATGCTATTAAGGATGCCATGAGTGCAGAAGTTGGCGACCTTCTATTAATAGTTGCAGATAAACCTAAAACAGTTTTTGCATCATTAGGTGCATTAAGATTGGAACTTGGTAGAAAACTAAATTTAATAGGACCAGACAATAAGGATTATAAATTCCTATGGGTTACTGAATTCCCTCTATTAGAATACGATGAGGAAGAAGGAAGATATGTTGCAATGCACCATCCATTTACAAGCCCTATGGATGAAGATGTTGACCTTTTAGAAACACAACCAGATAAGGTTAGAGCAAAGGCATATGATATGGTTCTAAATGGAGAGGAAATAGGCGGAGGAAGCATTAGAATACACGATACAAAGCTACAGGAAAGAATGTTCAAGGTTCTTGGATTTACTATGGAAAGAGCTTATGAGAGATTTGGATTCCTTATGGAGGCATTTAAATTTGGACCACCTCCTCATGGTGGATTAGCTTTTGGATTTGATAGACTTGTAATGTTCCTAACGGGAACAGATAATATTAAGGATGTTATAGCATTCCCAAAGAATCAGAATGCTGCATGCCCGATGACGAATGCACCATCGACTGTTGATGAAAAGCAATTAGATGAACTTGGTATAGAAATTATTGAAAGGGAATGA